A single genomic interval of Astyanax mexicanus isolate ESR-SI-001 chromosome 4, AstMex3_surface, whole genome shotgun sequence harbors:
- the LOC125801154 gene encoding zinc finger protein 239-like isoform X2, giving the protein MEPSPDMEEHQHSVKSFTKQSDIKKHQRIHTGEKPYHCSDCGKSFNQQGHLKNHQRIHTGEKPYYCSDCGKSFTEQSSLKIHQRIHTGEKPYYCSDCGKSFTRQSDLKIHQRIHTGEKPHHCSDCGKSFTKQSNLKLHQRIHTGEKPYYCFDCGKSFTKQSHLKKHQRIHTGEKPYYCSDCGKCFTQQSNLKIHQRIHTGEKPYYCFDCGKSFTQQSNLKIHQRIHTGEKPYHCSDCDKCFTTQSHLKIHQRIHTGEKPYHCSDCGKSFTEQSNLKLHQRIHTGEKPYHCSDCGKSFTLQSELILHQCIHKR; this is encoded by the coding sequence atggagccaagtcccgacatggaggaacatcagcactctgtcaagagttttactaaacagagtgatatcaaaaaacaccagcgcattcacacaggagagaaaccgtatcactgctcagactgtgggaagagttttaatcaacagggtcatctcaaaaatcaccagcgcattcacacaggagagaaaccgtattactgctccgattgtgggaagagttttactgaacagagtagtctcaaaatacaccagcgcattcacacaggagagaaaccgtattactgctccgattgtgggaagagttttactagacagagtgatctcaaaatacaccagcgcattcacacaggagagaaaccacatcactgctcagactgtggaaagagttttactaaacagagtaatctcaaactgcatcagcgcattcacacaggagagaaaccgtattactgtttcgactgtgggaagagttttactaaacagagtcatctcaaaaaacaccagcgcattcacacaggagagaaaccgtattactgctcagactgtgggaagtgttttactcaacagagtaatctcaaaatacaccagcgaattcacacaggagagaaaccgtattactgtttcgactgtgggaagagttttactcaacagagtaatctcaaaatacaccagcgcattcacacaggagagaaaccgtatcactgctcagactgtgataagtgttttactacacagagtcatctcaaaatacaccagcgcattcacacaggagagaaaccgtatcactgttcagactgtgggaagagttttactgaacagagtaatctcaaactgcaccagcgcattcacacaggagagaaaccgtatcactgctcagactgtgggaagagttttactttacagagtgaacttatattacatcagtgcattcacaaaagatag